In one Nitrososphaera viennensis EN76 genomic region, the following are encoded:
- a CDS encoding DUF373 family protein — protein MPGQPDYYARNHKLEVPKSQDSSQSRLLVLCIDRDDDIGTKGGIETPIVGRDQCINAGTRLAIEDPEDADGNAIFGAVKTYEELVSKGYNVEVAVVAGKFNRGVEADEKISREVQAILEKYQATGAVIVSDGEDDETVLPVIQSRVPVVSVQRIIIRHSRSVEYSYAVFGRYLKAMMYDPQYSKFFLGVPGALLLAGGLAVALEQTKWLTVMILAILGGAFVVRAFDVDRAVSSLGKMGPTDFIKIFSIIGGVLMMLAAIANGISSIPHDIPVSQMDALQIISNKAIVGSFTKGMITMMWIGVATIMAGVLLSNWLKGSSHAMADILRLVVLGLLYIPVLQFTDVLTLSTSPFTLVSSLLIGLAVSLVAAAFLYQHFRHRRGGENQVKANGSGS, from the coding sequence ATGCCAGGCCAGCCTGACTATTATGCCCGCAATCACAAGCTGGAGGTCCCAAAGAGCCAGGACTCCTCACAGAGCAGGCTGCTCGTCCTATGCATCGACAGGGACGACGACATCGGGACAAAGGGAGGCATCGAGACGCCCATTGTCGGCCGCGACCAGTGCATAAACGCCGGCACCCGCCTCGCAATCGAGGACCCTGAGGACGCCGACGGAAACGCCATTTTCGGCGCGGTCAAGACCTACGAAGAGCTGGTGAGCAAGGGCTACAACGTCGAGGTGGCCGTGGTGGCTGGCAAGTTCAACAGGGGCGTTGAGGCAGACGAAAAGATAAGCCGGGAGGTGCAGGCTATACTCGAGAAGTACCAGGCGACCGGCGCAGTCATAGTTTCAGATGGCGAGGACGATGAGACGGTGCTTCCAGTCATACAGTCGAGGGTGCCCGTGGTGTCTGTCCAGCGCATCATCATCCGCCACAGCAGGAGCGTGGAATACTCGTACGCGGTGTTTGGCCGCTACCTGAAGGCGATGATGTACGACCCGCAGTACAGCAAGTTCTTCCTCGGCGTGCCAGGCGCGCTGCTGCTCGCAGGCGGCCTTGCAGTCGCGCTTGAGCAGACCAAGTGGCTGACCGTCATGATACTTGCAATCCTTGGGGGCGCGTTCGTGGTGCGCGCCTTTGACGTCGACAGGGCGGTAAGCTCGCTTGGCAAGATGGGGCCGACCGACTTCATCAAGATATTCTCTATAATCGGAGGAGTGCTGATGATGCTTGCAGCCATTGCAAACGGCATTTCCAGCATACCGCATGACATTCCTGTGTCCCAGATGGACGCGCTGCAGATAATCTCCAACAAGGCCATCGTGGGAAGCTTTACCAAGGGCATGATAACGATGATGTGGATAGGAGTCGCCACGATAATGGCCGGCGTGCTCCTGAGCAACTGGCTGAAGGGGAGCTCGCACGCTATGGCTGACATACTGCGGCTGGTGGTGCTTGGCCTGCTCTACATACCGGTGCTCCAGTTCACCGACGTGCTCACGCTGTCCACGAGCCCGTTCACGCTGGTGTCGTCGCTCTTGATAGGGCTTGCAGTGTCGCTTGTAGCGGCCGCGTTCCTGTACCAGCACTTCCGCCACAGGCGCGGGGGCGAGAACCAGGTAAAAGCAAACGGCAGCGGCAGCTGA
- a CDS encoding RlmE family RNA methyltransferase, producing MRLADARRDHYRRLAKDQGYRSRAAYKLKQINDSYRILKRGNRVVDIGCAPGGWVQVATKEAGPGGRVVGIDLKEVEPVDGATILQGSIDDPAAVAKIVEALGEEKADIILSDLAPNVSGMWEVDHARQIDLTRSALALARQVLKAGGNAVFKVFEGEFLNELKNEMKASFGKVLVSKPTASRQESSELYLVCIGFRS from the coding sequence ATGAGGCTTGCAGACGCCCGCAGGGACCATTACAGGCGCCTTGCCAAGGATCAGGGCTACAGGAGCAGGGCTGCATACAAGCTAAAGCAGATCAACGATTCTTACCGCATTCTCAAGCGTGGAAACAGGGTAGTTGACATTGGCTGCGCGCCCGGCGGCTGGGTGCAGGTCGCCACAAAAGAGGCCGGCCCGGGAGGCAGGGTGGTGGGAATAGACCTCAAGGAGGTAGAGCCGGTGGACGGCGCGACGATACTGCAGGGAAGCATCGACGACCCTGCCGCGGTCGCAAAAATAGTTGAGGCGCTGGGAGAAGAAAAAGCCGACATAATATTGTCAGACCTTGCGCCAAACGTCAGCGGCATGTGGGAGGTGGACCACGCGCGGCAGATCGACCTCACGAGGAGCGCCCTCGCACTTGCAAGGCAGGTGTTGAAGGCAGGCGGCAACGCTGTTTTCAAGGTGTTTGAGGGCGAGTTCCTGAACGAGCTAAAGAATGAGATGAAGGCAAGCTTTGGCAAGGTGCTCGTAAGCAAGCCCACCGCAAGCCGGCAGGAAAGCTCCGAACTGTACCTGGTGTGCATCGGCTTTCGCTCGTGA